The following nucleotide sequence is from Longimicrobiales bacterium.
ACACGATGCCGTGGAGGATGCCGAGGATGTCGAGACACTCGATGCCCTTCGGGAGGAGATTCAGCGGGAGTTCGGCAATGCCGTGATGGAGATCGTGGAGGCGTGCAGCGACTCGGATGCGCGGGAGAAGAAGGACGAGCAGGCTCTCTCGTATGAGGAGAAGATGGAGAGCTACTAC
It contains:
- a CDS encoding HD domain-containing protein; this encodes MLTGRYDRALMLAAAHHRKQTRKGTEIPYLSHLLAVSSLVLENGGSEDEAIAGLLHDAVEDAEDVETLDALREEIQREFGNAVMEIVEACSDSDAREKKDEQALSYEEKMESYY